AGTGTAAGACAGAATGGGACTACATAGCAGCAGTCAAAGCCATAAAGTAATAAATCTGAGTATGATGACCATAACCAAAAAGAACAATGTTAGACTTCTAGCCCCCTTACATCAAACCTAAGTCAACATTATTGATGTCCTCCCCAGAATCAAGCCAGGAAACCTCTAGCTGTATAAAGCATTAACCCAAAGGGTCCAACACCTCCAGATTGACCTGAGGAAAAAGCTAAAAAGAAAGCTTTTATTGTCTGAACTATAGTTGCATTGAATTAGGCTTATACACGACATTTTGACCCATGCTCAAATTGCTCCTTAGTGGTGAACTAACGTGGGTGCCTGTTAACTTCATGGCTTTTCGTACCTTGCCTCACTCACTGCATTCCCCTTGCCACTACAGAGGTGATCTTTGTTTCCTTGTTCTTCTGTGGGTGGTGGTACAATGAGACATTTGAGCTGATGATTTTATGATGTTACTGGAGGACTTAGCACAACTTGTGGCACAGAGATTCCTCACGTTGCTGTGGTTTACTAGCAGGGGCTGGAGTGGCTGAGGACATTGCTGTAAGGCACTTTTTTGTGTGCCACTATTGTTTTATGAGGCACCATGGCATCACTTGCATGTCTCAGcttgaggtttgtgtgtgtgtgtgtgtgtgtgtgtgtgtgtgtgtgtgtgtgtgagacagtgagtcTTGATTTTATTGAAAACACAGAgcttgtttgtgtaaatgttccATTCTCTTTAAGTATTGttaaacaaaagcacatcaAAACTTCATAGCCAACATAAGCGGCAGAGGTCACTTGATGGTCTAAATGAACACCAGGATACTAAGTCCACGAAAAACTCGTGTTCCATTTATCCATGTTTATCCATTTCTATCTTAGGTGCGATACTGCCAGTCCCTcagtgaagaagaaaagaaagagctCCATATGTTCAGTGTACAGAGGAAAAAGGAGGCACTGGGTCGGGGAACCCCAAAACTGTTGCCGAGGACTGTGCTCCATGCCATCTGTGAACATGTATGTCTCCAAATAACACATTGTGCTCCTCAGAATAAACTTGACAACTTTCCTGGTAACCAAgcataatgtttttcttttttttgttcagtgtggGGAGCGTAtcagtggaggagagatggcAGTTTTTGCCTCAAGAGCAGGATCAGGACTGTGCTGGCACCCAGCATGCTTTGCATGTTCAACATGCAATGAGCTTCTCGTAGATCTCATCTACTTCTACCATGAGGGCAAGATTCACTGTGGGAGGCATCATGCTGAATTGCTAAAGCCTCGCTGTTCAGCTTGTGATGAGGTAAGCTTAGACATATGTGAGATCACTTTCTCATTCTGTTGgctcattttgttattttgctgAAGTacttatatatgaatatattatattattattcatacTCATGCTATATTCTTTATCAACGTAGGGGCCATTGCATTCATTTATacaataattgtaaaaaaaatttccCCTTAGATTATTTTTGCTGATGAGTGCACAGAGGCAGAGGGTCGTCACTGGCACATGAAGCACTTTTCCTGCTTTGAATGTGAAACCATTTTGGGTGGCCAGCGGTACATCATGAAAGATGGTCGGCCCTACTGTTGTGGTTGCTTCGAGTCCCTGTATGCAGAATACTGTGAGGCCTGTGGAGAGCACATAGGTAAACTAAAGTCTCTTGTGAGATCTCACATAGATGTCATATTCAACAGTCCTACTTTAATAGGAAAAACTAACATGTTGATTTTGTGCTAGGGGTTGACCATGCACAGATGACATACGATGGGCTTCACTGGCATGCCACAGATGAGTGCTTCAGCTGTGCCCAGTGTAAAAGCTCCCTGCTTGGTTGTCCATTCCTGCCCAGACAAGGCCGTATCTATTGCTCTAAAGCTTGCAGCCTAGGGGAGGACATCCATGCATCTGACTCCTCGGATTCTGCCTTTCAATCTGGCAGGTCTCGTGAATCGCGCCGCAGTGTAAGAATGGGCAAGAGCAGCCGTTCTGCAGACCAGTGCCGCCAGTCCCTGCTCTTCTCGCCTGCTGGGAACTATAAGTTCCCTGGTTTTCTGGGTAACACTGACGATACTTTATCAAATAAGCTAACCCATTTGAGCTTCACAGACGACAAATTCTGGAGGAAcagggaggagcaggaggcacCTGAGGACCATGATGAATGGGCTGAGCATGAAGACTACATGAGCCAGCTGCTTCTAAAGTTTGGAGAGCATGAGATTTTCCAGCAGCCAGAGGACGGCAGACCAAATGACCTCTGGATGACTGACTGTGAGATCAAAAATAAGACAGAACCAAAGATGTCAGGTAGTGGTGGCAATGGGAGCCTGGCCAGTAAAAAATATAAGGCAGATATGTACTGGACACAGTCTCAAGATGGACTGGGAGACTCTGCTTATGGTAGTCATCCTGGACCTGCAAGTAGTCGGAAAATTCAAGAGCTGGATCTTGAACATGGTGCCAACTTTAAGTGTGATGACAAGCAATGGTATGATGACTCATTGGAATGCATTACAGATGGACTGAAACCAGCAGAGCAGAGTGTTCGAGATTCAATGGACTCACTAGCACTCTCAAATATCACAGGTatgtataaaaagaaacaaatgtagAATGTTAACTGGAAACCAAGCTGGATTTTGTACAGAATTAATCAATTAGTTATGCTCAAGGATTCATGTAGACTGGTGCTACCATTTGGGCATAGATGAAAAAGTCTTGACTTATAATTGTAGTCAATGGGTCTGTCTGATTTAGTTAAGCACAATTTCTACTCAGCAAAATGAACTTAACATTTGTTTCTTAAAAAAAGATGCACCAGTATTTGGAAATTATAACCGATTACAACTATATTAGTAGTTGCTAACATAACTTAATCTCATCCATTACAGGGGCATCAGTTGATGTGGACTTTAAAGAGAAGCCTTTACCTTATTTGTTGCAAAACTTTACAGAGCTAGAGAATGAGGACTGCGAGAAAACCAGTAACATGGGGACCCTCAATTCTTCAATGCTGCATAGAAGTGCTAACTCCCTCAAAAGTCTTACATCTGAGTTGGAACAagcagaggcaggagaggaggaggaaccagagGAGGTAGTAAATCTCCAAGAGGAAAGATCCAAACCTCCCCATTTACCTGTTCTCCGGAGGACCAGATCCCAGTCAAGGCCCCAGCAGGTCAAGTTCTCAGATGATGTTGTGGATAATGGGTGCTATGGTGATCTAGAGGTGCGCCAGCCCCCGATGAGTGAGCGCACTCGCAGAAGGGTATACCATTTTGATGAACAGGACTTGCAACGTCACCGGCATCACCACAATTACAGGCCTCGAAGGAGCCGAAAGTCTCGATCAGACAACGCGCTGCACATAGTGCCCAAAGAGCGAGCTCGCATGTGCTTCAGAGAGGACCATCGCCAGCACGCCCCTGTGGCCTCTGCTCAGTATGGACAGCACCCACACGGCCACACAAACACCCAGTATGGGCTGCAGAATCAGGCTGCAGAAAGATTTCTTCGTCTTTATGGAGACGATGATGACTGGTGTTCTacatgctcctcctcttcctcagaatCAGAAGAGGAAGGCTTTTTCCTGGGTCAACCAATTCCCCAGCCCAGGCAACATAGGTATCATTATTACACTGATGAACTGCCAAGTCAGGTATCTCCACCTGTTGGCTCAAGGacaaattacaaaaagaagaaaggacaTAAGGGAAAAAATTGTATAATATCATAGACTCCACATCAAAAATAATTCtcaaaacaaagcaataaagTAATTAGCTCCCATAATTTAATCAACTTCATACAAATGCCAGGAATGATCCTAATTCAGAACATTTTTGCAATGTGAGGAACCAGGCAGACTCTTGTTTGAGATTATCTCTGGCCTTTCTAACTCAATAAACAAAGTCAATGCCAACCTTGCCAGTCAATAATACCACAGATAAACGCATTAtgctaacaaaaataaatttctgCAGCAACTGGTATGTGTATTAAATAACAGGTCACTTATAGTTGTGGACAGAATGAaagaatataatatttataaagcatCATATATAAATGAGTGAATATTTAACAGTGCAAATAAAagtgtatatattgtaaaaaCAGTTCTGATTTAAAGCAGATATTTTTATATCCctgaaaagattttttaaacagataaaaGTACTAGACTAGCTGACATATAGGTTTGCAGAAGCTCCACGTTTGTTAATCAgggttttcaaaataaaaaagtcacaaaaacattgcagtttgacccttgatATCTCAGTCTACATGCTTCTTTTATATTACAGTAACTGATGAAAAATACACCCTATGTATTATGCAGAGCCTATCTGGTTTGAATTGTATTTATGAGTCACAATAAACAGATCAGTGTATTCTGTATAAATGCAAAAACTGGAACATAAGGCTGACAATAAAAGAATATGCAAGTTGTACTTTGTTTTACATGCTTTTCTGTCACAATCAAACATGGACAATTCTGGAATGCATTAGGAAGAAGCAAAAG
This region of Electrophorus electricus isolate fEleEle1 chromosome 2, fEleEle1.pri, whole genome shotgun sequence genomic DNA includes:
- the prickle1a gene encoding prickle-like protein 1a isoform X1, with the protein product MNLENPGGFHRSERQLDMEQKGSKLTFGFQRSSTSDDDSGCALEEYTWVPPGLRPEQIQLYFSCLAEDKVPYVNSPGEKHRIKQLLYQLPPHDNEVRYCQSLSEEEKKELHMFSVQRKKEALGRGTPKLLPRTVLHAICEHCGERISGGEMAVFASRAGSGLCWHPACFACSTCNELLVDLIYFYHEGKIHCGRHHAELLKPRCSACDEIIFADECTEAEGRHWHMKHFSCFECETILGGQRYIMKDGRPYCCGCFESLYAEYCEACGEHIGVDHAQMTYDGLHWHATDECFSCAQCKSSLLGCPFLPRQGRIYCSKACSLGEDIHASDSSDSAFQSGRSRESRRSVRMGKSSRSADQCRQSLLFSPAGNYKFPGFLGNTDDTLSNKLTHLSFTDDKFWRNREEQEAPEDHDEWAEHEDYMSQLLLKFGEHEIFQQPEDGRPNDLWMTDCEIKNKTEPKMSGSGGNGSLASKKYKADMYWTQSQDGLGDSAYGSHPGPASSRKIQELDLEHGANFKCDDKQWYDDSLECITDGLKPAEQSVRDSMDSLALSNITGASVDVDFKEKPLPYLLQNFTELENEDCEKTSNMGTLNSSMLHRSANSLKSLTSELEQAEAGEEEEPEEVVNLQEERSKPPHLPVLRRTRSQSRPQQVKFSDDVVDNGCYGDLEVRQPPMSERTRRRVYHFDEQDLQRHRHHHNYRPRRSRKSRSDNALHIVPKERARMCFREDHRQHAPVASAQYGQHPHGHTNTQYGLQNQAAERFLRLYGDDDDWCSTCSSSSSESEEEGFFLGQPIPQPRQHRYHYYTDELPSQVSPPVGSRTNYKKKKGHKGKNCIIS
- the prickle1a gene encoding prickle-like protein 1a isoform X2 — translated: MNLENPGGFHRSERQLDMEQKGSKLTFGFQRSSTSDDDSGCALEEYTWVPPGLRPEQIQLYFSCLAEDKVPYVNSPGEKHRIKQLLYQLPPHDNEVRYCQSLSEEEKKELHMFSVQRKKEALGRGTPKLLPRTVLHAICEHCGERISGGEMAVFASRAGSGLCWHPACFACSTCNELLVDLIYFYHEGKIHCGRHHAELLKPRCSACDEIIFADECTEAEGRHWHMKHFSCFECETILGGQRYIMKDGRPYCCGCFESLYAEYCEACGEHIGVDHAQMTYDGLHWHATDECFSCAQCKSSLLGCPFLPRQGRIYCSKACSLGEDIHASDSSDSAFQSGRSRESRRSVRMGKSSRSADQCRQSLLFSPAGNYKFPGFLGNTDDTLSNKLTHLSFTDDKFWRNREEQEAPEDHDEWAEHEDYMSQLLLKFGEHEIFQQPEDGRPNDLWMTDCEIKNKTEPKMSGSGGNGSLASKKYKADMYWTQSQDGLGDSAYGSHPGPASSRKIQELDLEHGANFKCDDKQWYDDSLECITDGLKPAEQSVRDSMDSLALSNITELENEDCEKTSNMGTLNSSMLHRSANSLKSLTSELEQAEAGEEEEPEEVVNLQEERSKPPHLPVLRRTRSQSRPQQVKFSDDVVDNGCYGDLEVRQPPMSERTRRRVYHFDEQDLQRHRHHHNYRPRRSRKSRSDNALHIVPKERARMCFREDHRQHAPVASAQYGQHPHGHTNTQYGLQNQAAERFLRLYGDDDDWCSTCSSSSSESEEEGFFLGQPIPQPRQHRYHYYTDELPSQVSPPVGSRTNYKKKKGHKGKNCIIS